In Sulfitobacter sp. OXR-159, the following proteins share a genomic window:
- the rfbB gene encoding dTDP-glucose 4,6-dehydratase, translating into MKLLVTGGAGFIGSAVVRLALTRGHAVVNVDALTYAACLDNLNNVAGMPEYAFEHADIRDGKALAQIFTNHQPDAVLHLAAESHVDRSIDGPGAFIDTNVTGTYSLLQAARAYWEAHGRQTSFRFHHVSTDEVYGSLGTEGYFTEETPYAPNSPYSASKAASDHLVRAWSETYGLPVLITNCSNNYGHHHFPEKLIPVVILNALAGKPIPVYGTGENVRDWLYVDDHANALLTVLTKGAPGRTYNIGGNAEARNIDLVRQICTLLDELHPADHPYADLITFVEDRPGHDARYAIDASRIREELGWRPSVTLEEGLRRTVTWYLNNPEWWQALQQRDGVGNRLGRA; encoded by the coding sequence ATGAAGTTGCTGGTCACCGGGGGAGCCGGTTTTATCGGGTCTGCCGTGGTGCGGCTTGCGTTGACCAGAGGGCATGCGGTGGTGAACGTAGACGCGCTAACCTATGCCGCCTGCCTCGATAACCTGAATAATGTCGCAGGTATGCCTGAATATGCCTTCGAACATGCTGACATCCGAGATGGCAAGGCATTGGCGCAGATCTTTACCAATCACCAGCCCGATGCGGTGCTGCACCTTGCGGCCGAAAGCCATGTCGATCGTTCCATTGATGGGCCTGGGGCATTTATCGATACAAATGTAACTGGCACATATTCCTTGCTGCAAGCCGCGCGGGCGTACTGGGAGGCGCATGGCCGCCAAACCAGTTTCCGGTTTCACCACGTCTCGACTGACGAGGTATACGGAAGTCTCGGCACCGAAGGATACTTTACCGAAGAGACCCCCTATGCCCCCAATAGCCCCTATTCAGCTTCAAAGGCAGCCTCCGACCATCTCGTGCGTGCCTGGAGCGAAACTTACGGCTTACCGGTTCTGATCACCAATTGCTCCAACAATTATGGCCATCATCACTTCCCCGAAAAACTAATCCCCGTGGTGATCCTCAACGCTTTGGCGGGCAAGCCAATCCCGGTGTATGGTACGGGCGAGAATGTGCGCGATTGGCTCTACGTCGATGATCACGCCAACGCTCTGCTGACAGTTCTCACAAAAGGCGCTCCCGGGCGGACTTATAATATTGGTGGCAATGCCGAAGCCCGCAACATTGATCTGGTGCGTCAGATTTGTACGCTGTTGGATGAGCTGCATCCAGCGGACCACCCCTATGCCGATCTCATCACCTTCGTCGAGGATCGCCCCGGTCACGATGCACGGTATGCGATTGACGCCAGTCGCATCCGAGAAGAACTCGGCTGGCGACCCTCCGTGACCCTTGAGGAGGGCTTGCGCCGTACGGTGACGTGGTACCTCAACAATCCCGAATGGTGGCAAGCGCTGCAACAGCGTGACGGGGTCGGCAATCGGCTGGGCCGCGCATGA
- the rfbD gene encoding dTDP-4-dehydrorhamnose reductase: protein MSLLVFGSTGQLAAALRSSAPDALFLNREAADLTKPDTCAAAIHAAQPSAVINAAAYTAVDRAEEEEALATTINATAPGAMARACADASIPFLHVSTDYVFEGSGQHPWRPEDPVSPLNAYGRSKAAGEAAVRAAGGAHAILRTSWVFSATGRNFVTAMLELAQKRDQLNVVDDQIGGPTPACAIAQALLKMAEAMIAGQGGGTYHFAGAPFVSWAGFAREIFACSGQNVAVSGIPASAYPTTAQRPLNSRLDCTSLEADFGIQPPDWRAKLAEVVEGLV from the coding sequence ATGAGCCTGCTGGTTTTCGGCTCAACAGGGCAACTCGCCGCGGCGCTGCGCTCAAGCGCGCCAGATGCACTATTCCTCAATCGAGAAGCTGCCGATCTGACAAAACCCGATACATGTGCAGCAGCAATACATGCCGCACAGCCCTCAGCGGTGATTAACGCTGCAGCTTACACGGCGGTTGATCGCGCTGAGGAAGAAGAAGCGCTGGCCACTACCATAAACGCAACAGCTCCCGGGGCCATGGCGCGTGCCTGCGCTGACGCCTCTATCCCGTTCTTACATGTTTCAACAGATTACGTGTTTGAGGGCAGCGGGCAACATCCCTGGCGCCCCGAAGACCCGGTTTCCCCTCTAAACGCCTATGGGCGCAGCAAGGCCGCGGGAGAAGCCGCGGTCCGCGCTGCAGGAGGAGCGCATGCAATCTTGCGCACTTCTTGGGTATTCTCCGCCACGGGCCGGAATTTTGTGACTGCCATGCTTGAGCTTGCACAAAAGCGCGACCAGTTGAATGTGGTGGATGACCAGATCGGTGGGCCGACCCCTGCGTGCGCTATTGCACAGGCCTTACTCAAAATGGCTGAAGCAATGATCGCGGGCCAAGGCGGCGGCACCTATCACTTCGCCGGAGCGCCCTTCGTAAGCTGGGCAGGCTTCGCGCGCGAAATATTTGCCTGCTCAGGGCAAAATGTGGCTGTCTCCGGCATACCCGCCTCCGCGTATCCCACAACAGCGCAGAGACCTTTGAACTCTCGGCTGGACTGCACCTCCTTGGAAGCAGACTTTGGCATTCAGCCGCCAGATTGGCGCGCTAAACTGGCTGAAGTCGTGGAGGGATTAGTCTAA